TTTTCCGGATCAAGGGATTTTTCTTCGTTTTCGGCAAACCAGACAGCGAGCCGATAAACGTAGAGTGCACACCTGTCCACCTGGCGGCCCTGAAATGAACAATCTTTGATGTAGATTTCTTCCGGGTCCTGTCCTTTCAGGGATTCGATAGTAGAGTAACCAATATTCCTCAAATGCCGCGCCATGTTTTTTCCGACGCCGGGGATTCTTTCAAGTTCAGATTTTGTCAATGTCCTCATCCACAACCGCTCTCCC
The Synergistaceae bacterium genome window above contains:
- a CDS encoding helix-hairpin-helix domain-containing protein — its product is WFCFHYCKEWIFLLHFLRKLRKNTCGRIVPCYSGLRCSVRRDNLRSGERDPVRQGERLWMRTLTKSELERIPGVGKNMARHLRNIGYSTIESLKGQDPEEIYIKDCSFQGRQVDRCALYVYRLAVWFAENEEKSLDPEKLKWWNWKD